A region from the Hirundo rustica isolate bHirRus1 chromosome 20, bHirRus1.pri.v3, whole genome shotgun sequence genome encodes:
- the CIMIP2A gene encoding protein FAM166A — MAAFKGNDIFPQNPYHIPGYGGYVPQFTFRFGDTYGRTTHRLLLDPTISKSSRSLLAPLDNQENLLELHYHIDHPGYVTYQPIESPPEVPLGPQPVSTPALEEPMMTHMDPRHWQCPPGTPVPGVQQSWLPQEPMMTPTDPRHWQCSPDTAVSGVRKVWVPPEPLALHPAAEEMEREVAEPPLAGYAGFIPCITDTVGMTFIPSVNKAMKEFDRRQLLERNPPYTLGTRFPLTHWPDTKIYSRAGLIPAYAGHVPHLQDICGLTYGNGTRESYRCEQRRRGRAL; from the exons ATGGCAGCCTTCAAGGGAAACGACATCTTCCCTCAAAACCCCTACCACATTCCTGG CTACGGGGGCTACGTTCCTCAGTTCACCTTCAGGTTTGGGGACACCTACGGCAGAACCACCCACAGGTTGCTGCTAGATCCCACCATCAGTAAGAGCTCTCGCTCCCTGCTGGCACCACTGGACAACCAGGAAAACCTCCTTGAGCTCCATTACCACATCGATCATCCAG GATATGTCACCTACCAGCCCATCGAAAGCCCTCCTGAAGTACCCCTGGGGCCACAGCCTGTCAGCACGCCGGCGCTGGAGGAGCCCATGATGACCCACATGGACCCCAGGCACTGGCAGTGCCCCCCTGGCACGCCTGTGCCCGGtgtccagcagagctggctgcccCAGGAGCCCATGATGACCCCCACGGACCCCAGGCACTGGCAGTGCTCCCCAGACACGGCTGTGTCCGGTGTCCGGAAGGTCTGGGTGCCCCCGGAGCCGCTGGCCCTGCACCCCGCCGCCgaggagatggagagggagGTGGCCGAGCCCCCCCTGGCCG GGTACGCTGGATTCATCCCCTGCATCACCGACACCGTGGGCATGACCTTCATCCCGTCTGTGAACAAAGCCATGAAGGAATTCGACCGACGCCAG cttttggAGAGAAATCCACCTTATACGTTGGGCACGAGATTCCCCCTGACACACTGGCCAGACACCAAAATTTACAGCCGTGCTGGACTCATCCCTGCCTACGCAGGCCATGTACCAC acCTGCAGGACATCTGCGGGCTCACTTACGGGAACGGCACGCGGGAATCGTACCGGTGCGAACAGAGGAGACGGGGACGTGCACTGTGA
- the TUBB4B gene encoding tubulin beta-4B chain, producing the protein MREIVHLQAGQCGNQIGAKFWEVISDEHGIDPTGTYHGDSDLQLERINVYYNEATGGKYVPRAVLVDLEPGTMDSVRSGPFGQIFRPDNFVFGQSGAGNNWAKGHYTEGAELVDSVLDVVRKEAESCDCLQGFQLTHSLGGGTGSGMGTLLISKIREEYPDRIMNTFSVVPSPKVSDTVVEPYNATLSVHQLVENTDETYCIDNEALYDICFRTLKLTTPTYGDLNHLVSATMSGVTTCLRFPGQLNADLRKLAVNMVPFPRLHFFMPGFAPLTSRGSQQYRALTVPELTQQMFDAKNMMAACDPRHGRYLTVAAVFRGRMSMKEVDEQMLNVQNKNSSYFVEWIPNNVKTAVCDIPPRGLKMSATFIGNSTAIQELFKRISEQFTAMFRRKAFLHWYTGEGMDEMEFTEAESNMNDLVSEYQQYQDATAEEEGEFEEEAEEEAE; encoded by the exons ATGAGGGAGATCGTGCACCTGCAGGCCGGGCAGTGCGGGAACCAGATCGGAGCCAAG TTCTGGGAAGTGATCAGCGACGAGCATGGTATCGACCCCACCGGCACCTACCACGGGGACAGCGACCTGCAGCTGGAGCGCATCAATGTCTACTACAACGAGGCCACAG GCGGCAAGTACGTGCCCCGCGCCGTGCTGGTGGACCTGGAGCCCGGCACCATGGACTCGGTGCGCTCCGGGCCCTTCGGGCAGATATTCAGGCCAGACAACTTCGTGTTCG GTCAGAGCGGAGCAGGAAACAACTGGGCAAAGGGCCATTATACGGAAGGTGCCGAATTAGTCGATTCTGTGTTAGATGTTGTAAGAAAGGAGGCAGAAAGCTGTGATTGTCTCCAGGGCTTTCAGCTTACTCATTCCCTGGGTGGTGGCACAGGCTCTGGCATGGGTACCCTTCTCATCAGCAAAATCCGTGAGGAGTACCCAGACCGAATTATGAATACTTTCAGTGTGGTGCCCTCCCCTAAAGTGTCAGATACTGTAGTAGAGCCCTACAACGCCACGCTGTCGGTGCACCAGCTGGTGGAGAACACGGACGAGACGTACTGTATCGATAACGAGGCGCTGTACGACATTTGCTTCAGAACACTGAAGTTAACGACCCCCACCTATGGTGATCTGAACCACCTCGTGTCTGCCACCATGAGCGGTGTCACCACCTGCCTGCGGTTCCCGGGCCAGCTCAACGCTGACCTGCGGAAGCTGGCAGTGAACATGGTTCCCTTCCCACGTCTGCACTTTTTCATGCCCGGTTTTGCCCCACTCACGAGCCGTGGGAGCCAGCAGTACCGGGCTTTAACCGTGCCAGAGCTCACCCAGCAGATGTTCGATGCCAAGAACATGATGGCGGCGTGTGACCCTCGTCACGGCCGCTATCTGACCGTGGCCGCCGTCTTTAGGGGCCGCATGTCCATGAAAGAGGTGGATGAGCAGATGCTAAACGTTCAGAACAAAAATAGCAGCTATTTTGTTGAGTGGATCCCTAATAACGTTAAGACGGCAGTCTGTGACATTCCACCTCGCGGCCTCAAAATGTCCGCCACCTTCATTGGCAACAGCACGGCCATCCAGGAGCTGTTCAAACGCATTTCTGAGCAGTTCACTGCGATGTTCCGCAGAAAGGCCTTCCTGCACTGGTACACAGGTGAGGGCATGGATGAGATGGAGTTCACAGAGGCTGAGAGCAACATGAACGACCTGGTGTCCGAGTACCAGCAGTACCAGGATGCCACagctgaggaggagggggagtTTGAGGAGGAGGCCGAGGAGGAGGCAGAGTAA